Part of the Prunus dulcis chromosome 8, ALMONDv2, whole genome shotgun sequence genome is shown below.
TACTACTTCTAGCTACGATTTACACAGAATATTATCAATTCTATCAAGAGGTGGGGTGGGTCCTTGAGGTATCTTCTCCTACTTGTACGGTAATCACGTGGATTAAGTAGGGGAAAGATAATCTTTCTTAAGCATATATGTTATCCCTCCAAAGTCTATTTTACTTTGTttctagctctctctctccaatagATCGCTTTGGGTTTGGTTCAACTGAAGTGGATGGGAATCTTTGCCCCCTTTGGATAAACTCATCTTCTGTCTCCACCTTAGCAGAATATAGAGTAGATGCTCCCAAACACTCTCAACACACCTCCATATGTATGGCGAACTTTCAAAcctaacacatggacaacacATATTCTGTTATTACGTGGGAATATGTGTGATCGTTGGGCCCAACACATGAAGtcttgctctgataccatgaaggaagttgagataccaccccaaaaccaattggcgaTGGGGGAATAGCCCAAATCCTTATAAACCCAGGCTATGTCCCTTAATTTCTCAACGTAAGACAAACACTCTCAACAATTAGCAGGTGttctttaatttatatatgtcTAAAATATATTGGCATCATTTCCACTGTCTCTACCTGCAGGTGGTGAATATGCCAATCCTTTGGGTCTACAGTGACATCCTCCAATCACACCCTAGCTTTATTCAAGGCCAGTGATTTTAACACTTAGCGCTATTTGCAGTCCTCACGTGAATTGTAAAATATTCTGTTTGAAGTGCATATAACTAAAGAAAGAGTGCCAAAATCGGTTTGGTCATATTTTGGAGCTAACAATTTGCAGAGAGAGCCAAAGTTGGTCTGTCTTTATCGACTAATCATGCTTAAAGATAAAGCGTGATGATATGAGAATCCGATCGATGACTTTTTCTGGTGATCTAATATTTTATTCGTTACAATGCAACACATGCACACTATAAAGAGACCAACATGAGAGATCTAAATTCCTCACAGCAACAAGCTATACCTAGCTATTAGCAAGCTAGCTCCACTAAATTCACAATTCACAACGCTTTTAATCCGCATTGTTCCAGGCTCCGACTAGCATTCATGGATACGATAACGAGCATGGTGGCCGAAAGGCCGGTGGTGATCTTCAGCAGGACCTCAAGCTGCATGAGCCACACCATCAAGTCACTGATACGTAGCTATGGGGCAAACCCTACAGTGTACGAGCTGGATGAAGTTGCAAATGGGCAGGCTATTGAAAGGGCACTGGTTCAGCACTTCCAATGCCAACCAAGTGTGCCGGCTGTTTTCATAGGGCAGCAGTTCATTGGTGGAGCTGATCAGGTCATGAGCCTCCAAGTCCAAAACCAGCTTGTCCCACGGCTCATAAGGGCCAACGCTATTTGGGTTTGGAACAGAACCTGAATAACATTTTCCTACAAATTCCTCATCTATCTACAATTAATATAATACacattatattattatactcttatatataataataataataataataataataataataataatttcaagaCGTACCTACGTACGTCCACTAATTAACAAAGCTCAAATAACAGTTTTTTCTGTTCCCTCCTAGCTTTGTTTACTCTTTAGTTTCTTCTTGTCTGGGCAAGGCTGAAGTTAGTTTCCTCTTGGTCTAGGTTTGAAGAGGATGAgcttattatttatatatgttttcagTTCATGTAATCTcccttaattatattatgtATGTCCAATAAAGGCAGCGGGTTGAACTGCAATGGTTGATCTATCTATAACTGTGATTAATTAAGACTATTTATAATTCACAGAACTATGAAACACTGTGAATGCTGAACTTGCATCAAGCTCAAAGAAAatcaatgaagaagaaaatggttaGGATGCCACGAATCGATCTTGCGTTTTGCTTTACTTTATTCTGGTTCTGAAAAATATATCCACTGAAGTTGACATTCCCCCGCAAGCTGTCCGTTCTGCAAAGGAATGGAGAAGTTCATGTATAATTCAACAAAGCTTGATCGCTCCATTACCATGAAAGTTAGCTTGCGCAGATGCTCCAAGAAACAGGAAAGTAATTCTAATTggaatacaaaaaataaaaaggaagtAACTTGCAAAAGTAAAAAGGAACATCAAGTATGCAAACTGGATACGAAGCAGAAACATCACTCCATTGTATGTGATGCATACATTTTgattgagaaagaatttgCCTTTTTCTAGTAAATAAGTTAAAGCCCCAACCAGGCCCATGATTAAATAAAATGAGCGTGAGCCACATTTTGACATGCACAAAATCAGGCCCCAGAAAATATTACAATAAACTTACAAGATTGAACAACCTCATGTACTGGTCCAAAAGAAAAGTGCCAAAATGGTTACCCTTATTAGTCTATATGTAGCGAAATTCTATATTGAAGGCGTCATATATGAACCCTTCATGAGAAAAATCAAGTCACTGATATCGAGTTATGGGGAAAAACCCTACAGTGTACGAGCTGGATGAACTTCTAAATGGGCAGGCTATTGAAAGAGCACTGGTTCAGCACCTCCAATGCTGTTTTCACAAGGAAGCAGTTTATTTCCTTATCAATGTCAACACAATGTCTCCACAGTTTATCATCTTCAGTGAAAGATAGGACATATGTATACTTGCCAAATGAGTCGTAATTATTGAGACTAAACGAAATTAAGCATTTCTTCCTTCATATcacaacataaaaaaacaaaactgtgaAAGGAATACATGAACTGCACAGTAACAGGTTCTCACTTCCCGCATAGAGCGAGAGAATTTATGTATTCGACAAAGTTCGATTGCTCCATTACTCGTGAAGGTTAGCTTGAGCAGATGCTTCACTTATGAATATAATCTTTCAAGAGTGGATTCCTCTGCTCTAGGATTGCATTCTGCCGCCAAGTTTCCACAGCCCTCTGAACTGTAGCATTTGCCTTGCGTATCTCCTCAGCAGAGAACTTGTGCTCTATGATTCCTAAAGGTCCAGGCTGCAATACCTTTACCACAGTTTCCATCTCTTGCTCCAGCTGCCTATGCAACAAGAAATAGGAAATAATCCCAATTGAATgcaaaaaataacaaacaagataatgtaaaaagaaaataacttgCAAATGTATATAGGAACATCAAGTATGCAACTGAAAACAAAGCAGAAACATCACTCTATTGTCTGTGATGCATAATTTTTAGGCCCTAGTTTCTAGCAATCATTTGAAACACAGACAACAGATAGATACATAAATTCAACCCATACAACTACACATGATGAAGGGTAACTTCACCACAGGGGGCAGAAAGATGAACTCAGTTTCGATCTACGAAACATGATGCCAAAGCAATACACCCCCAAAATGCACaagttctttcttttcccatTCACATAAAAAACCCAGCTAGCAACTCTACTCTTATCGAGCAACTTAGATGCAATGAATGAGGCATACAAGAACTATCCATTGTATaacagaaaatgaattttatcaaataactATGGCCAATGCCCATCTGGGTCTTCTCAGAATAGCATTAGATCATATATCCTAATAAGCCTGTGATTTACAGAAACCAAACCCAAACAGACAGAATTAAATTCAAAAGCTTTAGAGCATTTCCAATTTGAActaaaaataaaggaaacaAATTCGGGTTAATTATAGAGAAAGCTCGCTAAATCAAACCCAGTAGGTTCTAGAATCACTTTCTATTTATCAACAATTTTCTCGGCATAATTTGAAAACCCTAAAACTGAAAGGAAGGAACCCTGAAACTTATTATGAGGAGGTACCTGAAGAGCCTGGAAAAGGGCAATGACCTGctcatctctttctctctcgctctctcccACCTCAAAGACGCGCCGTTTCTGTTGTACGACGGTTGCACGCAGAGAGACCCTTTTCATCAAGATACTAAAAACGACGTCATTCCGAAGCTTCTTGAAAACGCGCGAAGTGGCAAAttagcaaataaaaaacaaaaacaaattagcGACTCTGCTGGGGATCGAACCCAGAATCTCTGGTTCCGTAGACCAGCGCCTTATCCATTGGGCCACAGAGTCAACTTGTTAGAATCGCTTTCCACtccttatttatattaatatgaAAGAGTTAAATACCATTTTTGTCCCTCTATATTgcttgaatttatattttggttgaTGTGATTTGAATTTGACCGATTTGGTGCATGTGTTTCATTCCGTTAATAATCTCGGTCCTTTTGCCTAATTTGACATTAATCTGCTTGGCCAAATTAAAACCTATCCCATAAAAAGAAGGGTTCATAAAATGACATTGACATTGACAAACCAGACCCAAGCTTACCACATATAGATATAGGTGTCGAACATCAAACATGACATAATCTTATCGTTTTGTCTCAAACAAACATATAAACATTCATATGATTATTGATCAAAAAAGTGGAGGAGGGATTTGATCTCAAGAACACAAGttatataacaaataaatagaatCTCTCTCAAGTACGTACACTCAAAAACTGTCAAACTGAGATTCGAAGCCACCACAATAGTTTTATGAGttgtaaatttataattatactAATACAATACAGAAATAATACTATACACTCTTGTACTCGTATATATTCACACTCCTAGACAGTCATGAAACGGAATGACGCCTTCGCTTCTGAAATGGAAATCTGGACTCTGAGCTTGCCTTGCCCCCTAGGGGCTTAATGCTATTGATCTTGAACAATGCATTGAGCTTCCCCAACTTTTTGGTGAATGATTTGAATAGCTTGTTTGCAGGATGAGACTTTACAAGCTCCTGTTTCATAGAGACATGATCTTTTTCCAAGTCTGTTAGCCTCATTCTCATTCTTGCAACTTCAAGCTTCAGCTCTCTGTTCTCTCTTCTGACTGATGCATAGTTGTCTCTTGGGGAGATGGCTCCACTGCCAGCACCACTGCTTGATCTTTGAGGGAATTGGGTTCCATTTATTGCCCCAAAGAAGAATTGATTGTGGCCACCATTCATTGCATTCCTTAGCCTGATTTGCTCAAAGTAAAGTACCTGCACTGCCATCTGTACTGGTAGCCTTTCATTCTGTGCTGCATGACTGCAGGCTTCTTGGGAGAGTTTCTGGCAGTCAATGGTTTTGCACAGCCGGTACCGTTCAGAGTCCTTGATGTTTGGATGAACCTATAAACAGATGCAAATGCACATTGGTACTCAACATCTTGGaaagaaacaatgaaaatgCAGAATATAGAGAGTGTGTAAATCAAAGTTGAGTTGCTTAGGACTTAAACAcatggggagagagagagagagagagagagagagactctCACTTTGAGGAAAATATCCACAGCTCTGTAGAGTCCATCACTCACTATCCGAGCGTGGTCCGGAAGTAGTTCTGCTAGTGCTATGAACCTTGATGGCATCAAGTTTGAGTCCAGTGCAACTTCTGCAAGATAATTGTCCAGTAACTTTGACACCTTCAGGATTGAGCTTTGCTTTGGAGATCCAGGGCTGTCAAAGTCATAAACCATCTCACTTTCATCCCTCAAGTGattatcatcttcatcatcctcatccaagttcaaaaatattgaaaagatCCTCAATATAGCATCTGTGTCATAGATTGTGCTGTGGTTGTTCCCATGTGAATTTGCAGGAATTAAGATGTCTTCAAGAATTGCCTGATCCAGTTGCAAACCAATCCGCCTCTCTAAATCAGATCTGCAAGAAGTGGATGCTGATGCTGCAATTGCAGTTTTCAACAAACTCGAAAGAAATGCCATTGGAACTGGACTCTTCCTTGATTGTGTTGGGAGCAAACTAACTATAGCTTCAACAATGAccctttgtttcttttgcaatTCTAGATCCAAGAGACTTCCTTTTACCAATTGGGCATCCCTGACAACAAGACCTTGAAGAGAATTATGGGCATAATTGATCAAAATTTTGCTTATCATATCCTGTTTAAGACCCTTGGTTTTCACTGCAGATAGAACCCGTTGGAAGAAGTCAAGACTAAGCACTGTAAGCGCTTTCCCCCACCAATCTGAAGGTGTTTCAGGTTCCATAATTGGAGCTGCTTTTGTAGGAAAGTTGTGGTCAAGTTTCAATAAGCCAGAGGTGAGCTGCTCTTTGCATGCATTATTTGCAATTGCATTGATAAGCCTGCTAACCAGGTTGGTTTCTTCTGCTGTTGGCAAGAGGGTCTCACAACGATGAAGAACTGATATTGATTTTGATATGTTTGGGAGCACCATCTCCTTCAGATAAGCTTCAGTTCTGGTTTCCAGGTTTTTCTCAGCATACTCTTCTGTCATTTCCAGGAAGTGGGATACAGAACGGAGCATGGCAACATTTGATTGTGTAATCTCAACATTAATTCCATAGCAGAATTTTGCAGCTAGCTCAAATGCCTCCGGTCCACCGGGAACAGAAGATAGAATTATGCGTGATACTTTCGAATCTTTTGCTTCAAGCAACAGTTTCCGAATCCTTCCACTCCGAGAAACTAGAGGGAACTGCAAAATAGTCACCATCACATTACtaattctctttcttttcttattaatGTCCAGATCATTATTAATACTATTTCATAATTCGATACTGTTCATTTAGTTGTCACATGATATTGATCTATAACAAGCTAGAAGTTGATTGAATAATAGCGTTACTAGTGCTGAAACGATTTTCCTTACCTTGTGAAGtgcaaagcttgaagctccTATTTCCACAGTAAGATCGCTGGAAACATCAGAGATTGGCCTGCAAAATGGAAACTTTATTAAAAGGGAGacaagaaaactaaaaaccaaGTTATAATTTAGAATTGCATGCATACATGCTGATAGGTACCAACATGTCAGAAACTTTGCCGGAGCTTCTTCTATATATTTTCATGAAAGAACACTACACAATTTGTGCTCAACCTAAGAACAGTGGAACATCTCAAACATATGGACAGAGTGATCCTCCCTAGCGACTAATTATTCGATAGGGACGACTcaataatttcaaaatgaGTGGATTGCAGTTTGCACAGGCAGTAAGGCCAGATATGCCAAAGGATTAAAAAGTTGATTTAAAGTTTGAAGAACTTGCTTTGCTCCTGAAATGGAaccaaattggccaaattCACTGGCCTTACAAAAATACAGGGGCACCATGTGGGGTCCTTTAAGATTAACAAGCTAGCAGGGTGTGGATTTGCTTGTTGTTACTCTTATGTAAAGCTAGAAGATTTGTCATACTCGGTGACCAAATGTACAACTTGTCCGTACATGTTTTAGCCTTGAGGGCCTACAGATGACAAAGGCGCAAAAATAATTGATATGCAAGAAGGCATTTAACTGCGTTTGGCAGTTGGCACTTCAAAATGTTGACAGTGAAACATAGCAGCATGTGGACAGCAATTCGCCTGGACCTCGTGCCACTGTCGTTTTGATTTGGTTGTGTCAGGTAGAAGGTCACAGGTTTCATGGCCATGAGATGTTATCTTCCATAAAATTTAGGGGGACCTCAGTAGCTCAGCTTAGGTTGATTTGTAGATGAGAAACCCAGGCTCTGGCTTGGACAAATTAAATCCCAAAAAAACATGCAACAAATGAACTCTGGGGCACCAAAGTTAAATGCTTTTTGGTAGGTGGAAACTAAACTACCATGAGACGAGTAGCTAGAGAAAATGAGGCTGAAATTCAAAGACACAAACTTTCTGGTGTGTTTTGTGTGTATGAGTTTTTACTCTTGCAACTAGGAAACTAGATGCTGGTAACTAATCAAAAGCTAGCAGAGAAGGAGAACATTACCattctgtggcatgcctgatACTGGAGCTTGGACGAAACGACCGCTTCCCTGAAATGCTAGGCTTCAGTTCACCAATGGTGACAACACCCATCTTTCCTCAAACACCTAGAGTTCAAAATTCCCACTGAAAATTCTGCAACACCAATCCCACTACCAAAGTTCAAAAGTGTAACTCTTTCAACAATATAACTAGCGCCCACTAAAAACCCAACTCAAAGTGAATTTTCAGTTGCATAACAAATCATTCAGTTTTCTGACAGATGGTTTGATTGCtttctctctgtgtctctctctttgtcaTGTGTGTGAGAGGGAAGAGAATGCTGGAGTGAAGAGAAAGTCACATGAATCCATGCAGGAACAAAGGGGTTGATGATGACTTTGAAACACAAATACTTTTAATGAGTGTTGATAATGAGTTTAATATGTAAAAGTCAAGGAATTGTAGCTGCACTTGAACTTTTCGGTGAAAGGTagtgagggagaggaagtGACCTTTCTTTTacatgttttttgtttttgaggaATTGCAGGATTCCTGAGGGGTTGCAGTGCTTTTGGGGGTTGTAATCATGGCCATTGAAAGCAACCCACCGAGCATAAAATAGCTTTTGCTTAAATTAAGTCTCTATTATGTGTAAAGCTCACTAAAGTAGAAATTAAAAAGGATGAGTGGGATTACATGTTATTATGAGAACCACAAAACTTCcacttaaaatatatttatcatacaAAATTCTAGTCTAACGTCCAAGATCACTCTTATAAACAAATTTTGCGCAAGtgcttttctttgcttttcttttttcaccATTAACATAGAATGGGGAATTCGAGGAATGCACAGGCTCACAGTCACTACGATTTTGACAGCatagaaagggaaaaaaaaaaactaacctAGGATTATATAATGACACATTACCTTTCCTTCCAAGTACACATGTATTAAGTTCTAGTTTATGCAAACAAAATACATTAATGTGTTGAGTGCTCTTAGTGTTACTCTGTTGGGCTCATCATGGCCTAAGATTGCATATATCAGGTGACAATGATATCCCCatcaatctttttcttttgtgttgcTGGATGACCGGTGGGTGAACAACATTTAAAATTGGCTGTACGCAAAGCTGCCAAATAATAAACCACCAGCTTTGGCGCTTTCCAAacttgaatatatataaattgggTCTTTTACTTCTTTCTTTGTGATTTGTGAACAGTTACAGAGGCATTaggcaaagaagaagaatcagAGTGCCCTGTGCCCTGCTGCTGGTGCACTGATTGCTTCCAGCCAGCCACTCGTGCTTTAATTGGGTCTTCATATTAGTAGAAATTTAGGCACAAACAATGCATCAAATCATGAGTGACTGAGTGACAGAGTGACAGAGTGAGATCCCAATGGAGCTTCTTGCTTGCTGCTAGATGGCAATCTTTTCTGTAGAGTCTGTGCCAGACAAGAAGAataatttattgaaaatcaggTTTGGACTCATTTGTTCTTTATTGAAGTCTGTCTAAACTGAGTgtgaaaatcatattttctttatcGATTGtaacaacataaataaataaacaaacaaaattgtttgacccaaaaatacaatataatcAACTTTCTGACTTACCTATTTGATCTTTCGTGAAAAggttgtgaaaaaaataggtttaaatttatgaaaataaaattgtatcaACAAGAAGTCAAAGCTGTTGTTGGTGTCTCCATCTCCTCTCTATTATAATGAAGGCCACTGGCTCTTGAAGAAGAGTCAATTATTTGTTGAAGTTATGGAACTTGTCCCATATAAAAATGGCATATAGTTAAAGTTTGTACCATATTGAAATTGCCACTGCAGAGCTGCCTCATCAAACCAAGTTTGCACCTTTTGGTCTTTTGGCTTTAGTGTGTAAGCGGACCCCACCTAGGTAATGAAGTTGTGCATTGGGAATCTTTATTCCTTAATTTAACTTGTTTTACACAAATCTTATGAACCATGTAATTCAAGAAATGTGCCTTTATTTAATGTCAAATTGAAGAGCTTGGATCCTCAAATGGAAAACTTATATGAATTAGGaataacattgttttgttatttttagtCAATTACTTtatgtcaaataaaaaagttagCATGCATGACATAACGTGATTGAccgaaaatagcaaaatagtaATGAGAAGATAAAATATGgagtaaaaaaaagaaaaaaaggacatCAATGGGAAAATGATGTCTTCCTGTTTTTTTACCCATGAGTGTGAAAAATGAGCTTGAATCATTAGAGAAGGTGAGGAAAAGGGGTGGTTGAGCCACTTattattttaagaattttttactaaaaaataataataataataatctaaGCCCATTATTTTAGTTGTGGAGAATGATGGTGTGTGAATGTATTTGAAAGCAAGCATGTGAATGTAATTGTCAAACGTGTGACTAGGTGGATCATGATGCTGCTTGAGTTGAGTTATTGACTATTTTAAGCAAAGTTCAAGATATGAGATATAGATATGGgccttttcttcaattatttggGGCCGTGACAAACATAGAAAGTCGCATGATACTATAACTTTTTTCCATTTCAAGAACACTTATGGCTAATGTGGGTGTGATTTTCTTAGGATTATGGCAGCCAGCCATCGGCCAAAGTCCTCTCCCCTtgtacactttttttctttttctatagaATCAAACACATGAGCTCGATTACATGAGTAAATGCATTTAACCACTTAAACTACTAGCCCAttgtagtttttttgtttatgcttTTAAGGGCTGGAGTCAAATTCTTCACCAAGCTGCCCCGAAGCAAGCATGACCCTAAAGAGGCTAAAGTGAAATTGTTTGCTACTTTGTTGAAAGTGGTAGGTTTTTAACCTGAGTTTTTACACTAATGTCAATGATGGCAGCTTagaatatatgttttttttaaaacgagGTCTACACAGAGACATGGGAGCTGAGCTTGAGAGAAATTGAGACAACAGCAGCAAAGGGGTTCGTCTAGTCCTAATGAGAGAAGAGCTCAACTGAACAACAAGAACGAAACTGTGAGTGACAGAATCAGAGAGTAGATGCGTACGTGTAACGGGCAATACATGTCAGCATCCAAAAGTATAGGTTCCGAGACCCCACTTGGCAAATATTTCCGGAAACGACAAACGACCTTGAGGCAAGGCGAATATGATAGAATAAGGCAAAACattttcgaccaaaaaaaaaaaaggcaaaacaTGTGTAATGTCCTTTTTACCCAACTAGAGGACAAAAACAAGTATGGGCAAAATTGACTTTGATGGTTCCCTTTCATTTGAACAACACAATTGCTGTGCAGTACATGAGATGAAACTGGTGACACATTTAGTGGAAGGGAAAATTGCTTGCTTGCAATGGTAATGGTAATTACTTGAAAGAGATGAAAAGTAGATATGGAAGGAATTTGAGCATTGCAGCTTATTTGGGATCTATATCGATTGCTGTATATAGATGACACAAGCATCAACAATGTCTGTCGTCTGTCCTACTACTGTGGGAAAAACAGATTTGGTTGATACGACCGACCATAACTGAGAAATGTGAAACCTTTGCACAATTGACCATTACACATTTACTTAACTGACTTCTATATAAACAAAACGAGGATGTTGGTGAAACTGCACCCCTCCGGAGATAATGAAAGAGTCACTTTTGGGTATTTCGTTTAACTTGAACGACGAACCTCACCACCTTGTCTCGTGCTTCTGCTACTGCTTAAAGGGACAGAAGTCTGACTGGTGTGTTGCACATCAGATAGTGAAACCGATCCACTCTGAGAAAAAATCAATCCAACTGAACTGCTTGAGGTGTTCCCAGAAGAAGGCACTCTAGTTGAATAAGTAtcttttttggaagttgaaatTAATTCCGGCCGAAGGTCAGTTGACGAGGATGAAGGAGCCAGGGTAGCCAGCAAAGACCCAACTGGGTATGGAGTAACAGGCATATCAACCAGAGATGAAGCTGAGGGATTGTACCTCATGGTCCCTATTGGATGATCGAACTTGCACGTAGATCCAAACTTGCAGTGACCATTTTGCAGGTAGAATGTACAAGGTTGCACTCCCTGTTTTTCACATTATGAAATgaattaaacataaaaaagtCTGAAACAAAATCACAATAACATTTTCAGCACAGTATACCAACATTAAAGAAATCTGAATAGGAATGAGTAATAGCCTAGAGGATCAAAAAAGCAAAGGCATGAAAAGGAAGAACAGATCTGAAACAaggtaattaatgaaagaagaataTTACATTAAAATTACACCAATTACCAATCAGATTAATCCAAAAATGAGCATAAACTACATCAGAACACAATTGCAAAGATTACCGTACAAAATacatcatttataaaagaagactGCTAAAGAGAACAAGGAAAACGAACACCCCTAAGTAAAACTGCAGAACCCTCTAAAATCAAAACCTTTTTACATAACCTATTCTACtttaaggaagaaaaaaagacaactCAAAGCAAGACAGCCTGTCTCGGCTACTCAATTGTATGAATATGGTTGTACAAAGGAAGTCAACTATGTATGATTCTAAATGTTACACCTACCTTTTACAACAAACTTACTGTTTAAACAAGAGTAAGAAGAGCATATAAAACTGGATAACCAAGTCAGCAAGTATTCAATAACTTTCAATAGTggaaatttaaaacattaaagATTCAAAAGAATAAACAGAAAACAACTTTGCATACCGGACGAAGGGGAAGACCAATTGGACTAAGGAGACAATTTGTCCTTGGTACGACCCTATCCCGAGGATGATGATACCTACAAGATGGTCCATATTTACAGTCCCCAGTTTTCAGATAGTACTGGCATTCAGGTTCGCCAGGCCTCTCTGGGAAAACTTGTTCACTCGGGCTGCTGCTAGAAGGACCAACAGCAGAGGGTACAGAGGTATAAGGTCTTGCAAGTCCATGT
Proteins encoded:
- the LOC117637962 gene encoding monothiol glutaredoxin-S1-like — encoded protein: MDTITSMVAERPVVIFSRTSSCMSHTIKSLIRSYGANPTVYELDEVANGQAIERALVQHFQCQPSVPAVFIGQQFIGGADQVMSLQVQNQLVPRLIRANAIWVWNRT
- the LOC117637579 gene encoding uncharacterized protein LOC117637579 isoform X1 — protein: MKRVSLRATVVQQKRRVFEVGESERERDEQVIALFQALQLEQEMETVVKVLQPGPLGIIEHKFSAEEIRKANATVQRAVETWRQNAILEQRNPLLKDYIHK
- the LOC117637579 gene encoding uncharacterized protein LOC117637579 isoform X2 — translated: MSRSLPFSRLFRQLEQEMETVVKVLQPGPLGIIEHKFSAEEIRKANATVQRAVETWRQNAILEQRNPLLKDYIHK
- the LOC117637783 gene encoding BTB/POZ domain-containing protein At1g03010-like isoform X2, with product MKIYRRSSGKVSDMLVPISMPISDVSSDLTVEIGASSFALHKFPLVSRSGRIRKLLLEAKDSKVSRIILSSVPGGPEAFELAAKFCYGINVEITQSNVAMLRSVSHFLEMTEEYAEKNLETRTEAYLKEMVLPNISKSISVLHRCETLLPTAEETNLVSRLINAIANNACKEQLTSGLLKLDHNFPTKAAPIMEPETPSDWWGKALTVLSLDFFQRVLSAVKTKGLKQDMISKILINYAHNSLQGLVVRDAQLVKGSLLDLELQKKQRVIVEAIVSLLPTQSRKSPVPMAFLSSLLKTAIAASASTSCRSDLERRIGLQLDQAILEDILIPANSHGNNHSTIYDTDAILRIFSIFLNLDEDDEDDNHLRDESEMVYDFDSPGSPKQSSILKVSKLLDNYLAEVALDSNLMPSRFIALAELLPDHARIVSDGLYRAVDIFLKVHPNIKDSERYRLCKTIDCQKLSQEACSHAAQNERLPVQMAVQVLYFEQIRLRNAMNGGHNQFFFGAINGTQFPQRSSSGAGSGAISPRDNYASVRRENRELKLEVARMRMRLTDLEKDHVSMKQELVKSHPANKLFKSFTKKLGKLNALFKINSIKPLGGKASSESRFPFQKRRRHSVS
- the LOC117637783 gene encoding BTB/POZ domain-containing protein At1g03010-like isoform X1 produces the protein MGVVTIGELKPSISGKRSFRPSSSIRHATEWPISDVSSDLTVEIGASSFALHKFPLVSRSGRIRKLLLEAKDSKVSRIILSSVPGGPEAFELAAKFCYGINVEITQSNVAMLRSVSHFLEMTEEYAEKNLETRTEAYLKEMVLPNISKSISVLHRCETLLPTAEETNLVSRLINAIANNACKEQLTSGLLKLDHNFPTKAAPIMEPETPSDWWGKALTVLSLDFFQRVLSAVKTKGLKQDMISKILINYAHNSLQGLVVRDAQLVKGSLLDLELQKKQRVIVEAIVSLLPTQSRKSPVPMAFLSSLLKTAIAASASTSCRSDLERRIGLQLDQAILEDILIPANSHGNNHSTIYDTDAILRIFSIFLNLDEDDEDDNHLRDESEMVYDFDSPGSPKQSSILKVSKLLDNYLAEVALDSNLMPSRFIALAELLPDHARIVSDGLYRAVDIFLKVHPNIKDSERYRLCKTIDCQKLSQEACSHAAQNERLPVQMAVQVLYFEQIRLRNAMNGGHNQFFFGAINGTQFPQRSSSGAGSGAISPRDNYASVRRENRELKLEVARMRMRLTDLEKDHVSMKQELVKSHPANKLFKSFTKKLGKLNALFKINSIKPLGGKASSESRFPFQKRRRHSVS